The DNA window TAGCaggaggttttatttaaatcaaaacaacagaaaaaagaagGGATTGCAAGATTATTACAATTTATCCAAAGAATCTGTCCTTAACTGTAATCTGATCTTCATTATAGGAAAGAAAGTTGGGTAAATGCTGTGGATTGATGCATATAAGCACAAATTTTTAACGCACTTAGGAAAAAATCTGATCccagatcagaaccagtcaAGAGAAACTAGGCAAACAGATTGGTGCATCGctacttttaatgcatttttatgtaaattacagACCATTAAATACCCAATAATGTTTAATCTCAACATCCTATAGCTTTCTAAACTcgcttttatttgaaatgatttgttttgacGTATTTTAGCCCTTTTTGGAAATTTTGCAGGTACAAAAAAATCCCCTTGAGATCCTCCCACAGCACATTTTCAGGCACATTATGCAACCACATCCAAACAGTGCACAGGTAGCATGAGTGGGAACACGCTCGATTCgagtgaaagtgaaaaaaaaaaaaaatctacaagtAAAAAAAGATGAGCATGCATTATGAGGTAAACAGATCCCACACTGCTGCAAATATAAAGACGTGGATCCTGCACAGCGTGACAAGTCCACATAAACGCTGCGGATATTagctttatgtgtattttttaagcTTAGGGatcaataaaagcaaatatttagtatttttgggGGTGGATTTTTCCACAGTGTTGCTGAAAACCTCCAGGTTGTGCGTTTGAATCCGTCTCCGGTGGTCACACACCGTGATTTAATCCGTTTTCGCTCCAACTGCCGTCTGCCCGACGCCGCTCGCTAGCTAAAACATGACAAGCGAAGTTgtctttaaaagatttaaaataggaaataataaaactgcTTCGACGATAAAACGGAAATTTTTCgagtaaagaaataaatattaggaTAAAAGAAAAGCACTCACCACACCATCCCGTAGGCGCCCTCCCCGATGTAGGAGAGGTTGCTGTACCGAGGCCCAACGTCGAAGGCCTGTCCGCGGATGAGCTCCGTTCCCGGTCCGGGGCTGGAGCCAGCAGGGCAAGCTGTCGCCATTATAGGGATTGGCTTTTTCTgatacaaaaaaagcaaattaaagtcGACCAAAAGCCTCTCTGGGGGTGTTTATGTGCGGTATCCGGCGTCGGAGTGACTGTAGCTAGTCTGCAGTGAGGTGGAGGCCTTTCAGTGCGGAGTGGAGcgggtttttttctcctttccgTTAGCGCTCGTTCGAAGCGACCACACCGCTGCTGAGCTGTCGCAGGCGGGGAGCAGCCGAGGAGAGGAGCCGATAGGGGAGGCTGCTGCAGGAAATAAAGGAGGTGGTCATGTGatgcagttttcctttttttttttactcccccTCCATGCTGAGACGAACACGTTTCATTTTATAtaactttccttttcttttaggGCTCAAGCATAAGTGTAGCATTCAGGATATACAAAGAAAAGCAGGAGGAAATGcaggtttaaataaatatcttaaagTAATTGGAAAACATGTAACAGGAGTTTGTGATAAATTaaactgtatgttttttatGGAATGCTCTGACAATGAATCATAAAcaagacatttctaaaaaagaaatagagTCAATGTACAGTGGATAACATATTTAGTAGCGatgttagtaaaataaaatatcaaattaaggtgttttactattattattatttagaaaaatacaaatttaccAGAAAgaatttagtttaattattaaGTTGATTTCAGagcattagttgttttttttctgtttacctcCTGTCCATACTCCAGTTCAGTAGGTGGCGGTAGTGCACCTTCACAGCTGGTGTACCAATCGCCATAAAACataacaagaagaagaagaagacgctCCACCCATGAAACCACATActgattttagaaaacattattaACTCACACATATTTTTTCCCAATCAGAAACCAACACGTGTTTGTCTGATATTCATTTTTGACATACAAacattaaattgattaaataacTGACAGCTACACCTTTTTATAAAACCTAAATTatataaatgtcatgtttttgtaggGGTCAGGGTCAACCCAAGCCTCTTTGGGGCcctaaacatattttcatttgggACCCCACCGTACCAACATAAACACCAGATGCTTTATCATTCCCAAGCTACTCTATGTGTAGCATACTAGCGTCATTTGTAATTAGCTTTCATCATATCAGTGCTATGGAATagtaaactaaaaataattaattttgaaatgctGAGTGTGTACcatattattttaactatttaaaagtAATATCAGCTGATAAACACTACATTTGGTTACATTATGGTTAACAAGTTTAATATCTTATATTTCCCCAAAAGTGACAGCAGCCAATAGCAGGAAAATATTAGCTTATTATTTGTGTAATAACTATAACAATaatacagaatttatttttatgtgtaataGCATTTAGTTCTTCATACATTTTAGAAATTATACAGTAAAAATAGTACTATGTAATTACTTAAGGAGTagcaaaccaaaaaataatagattttgAAATTCAATACAGTATATGTGTGCTCAGTATGAGCAAAAAAAAGGAcccatttaaagtaaaaaagggAAACAGTGCCTCCAGTGGTCACTGAAAGCCATACGGTTTggatgtaaacaacaacaaattccTCACATGAAAAACGTTACTGACAGACAttaaagaaaagacaaacagaaaaactacagacacaaatacaaacaaatgaaGATACTTGAAATTTCCATAATGAGCTTCTGAAATAATATCAAAGAGATGCCATAAATCTACAACAAACACAACtaaattcacaaaatgtaatcaGAATATTACCTTTTacagtatattttaaatattataacCCAATAAGGTTGTGAAACCTTCGATAAAGCCAATAACTTAAAGTTTGCACATTCTGAAGGAGCATTTTAGTCTAAATGTGTGAAATATTGAATGTAAGCATTAGTGGTGATGTTTTTAAGAAGGTGAGGTAAATATATAATTTCCCATTAAATTCCCTAGAGGTAAGGCCGCATGTAAAAGAATACCCATTGTGTTTCATCCAGGGGTCAGTTTTCCCCTCCATTGTTCCCAAACACGTCAGAGTGTACAggaaatatgaaatgttttagagGTGAGGGTTTATTTCTTCGAATAGAAATGTAATCTGATGACACAGCATGCTTTCATGTTTGTGcacagctaacagctactgaACAGAAGTCTATGTGGAGGTCGAATGATCAGCTTCAGAGACACAAATGGCTGACATTTCATCATCAGGGTGTGTAATGAGAAGGTTGAGCAAGCAGTTCCTATAAAGCACCGTCATGCAGCACTTGTGCCCTGCTTTAAGATGGATGAAGCTCCCTTCCTGTTTAGGCTAAAGCCTCGTATGACTCCAGGAAAATCAGTCCAGGAAAGCTAGAGAGAAGTATACATGATTCTGGCAGCAACACTTTGAATTAGCtgccatttttgtcttttttcacacacataaacaatctgaaaagtgtggtgtgcattagTATATCCGGTaacgctttatttgaaggggtgtgaatatgactgacatgacactgtcaaaaacatgacataacacctgttatgaacataaaggagtctttatgaatgtttatgacagttgtcatgaagtgtcatttggtaaataatgaaccttttaatgcaaagttgctctaaaagttgcattgaaagtccactaaaagtgccaactttgcattaaattatcatgatttctgactttttgggagcaaaatgaatgtacgtagctgaacatagacaacaacattggtagcctacaggctacttgttaagcttaaggtgatgtattgatattagctagtcatcttttagctaactttacctgcatccagcagctttactcaactcagtcggttagtttgggggaaaaactgtgaaaagttatttgcattttgctggtttgctgccatgattctaacacacctgcgtagctctgcacagcagcagcaggtctccttcactgccacacaggtgtaaacccagcgcgagcgtcgtagcatgttgcgtttaaaggcggctcagaaaaacaggttaccacatgttaacaaatgatgaaacagtttttacttctgacagaggacacagatatgggaagtgtggaagcccctactgtatcaaattgacataggaataacagagagttagCCGTtataaggtaaaaacccagcgcatacagcgttcatgctttttttttttcatacagacGGCCCatcctgcaatggcacggcgtcCCCcttagggggcgcgccccacaatttgggaacctctgccttCTATCATGTTCCAAGTCTCCTGAAATGCCCCATTTCTAAAACACTTggcttttattaaaacatgtagATGTGTCAAAGGTTATTATGGgaataaaatggcacattattaagttttatttgtgtgttgcTCGATCGCTGCCAAGTTTGAggtctttgctttttttgttgttcaataaaaattacattttacccCCACAGCTAGTTTGTAAACttcaaaaaaaaggaagctgaGAACAGTTCTTGTCAAACTGTTTATTATAGTTAACTTATATTATAAGTTATTataataacttataataataagttattatttattttatattttatgtacatATGCATTACTTAGTAATGTATATGTAATTACATATACATTACCAAGTATATGTAACAACATATACTTGGTAATTACATATACTAAGTATATGTACATATACTAAGTATATGTAATTACCATATACTTGTAATTACATATACTTGGTAATTGCCAAGTATATGTAATTATGTAGctgcagtggcgcaactacacgtTATTCAGGTGGACGCGAAAACAGATTATTCGGCTGAAAAAACTTCACTTTCTTAACCAGAGCTTTTATATACTACGGAGCCCCATAAGGGACATGCCATGAAAAGATGTTAAGGGTGAGCATGTAGAGCCATAAGTTCACATTTATCTAAATTTAGATGAAGCCTTTGAGAACATTTAGACAACATTTAAAGCTTTACGTATTATATTCCTGttttttaaggaataaaatgGTCTTGTCAGTTTATAACTGATTGGCTCCCAGAATATTTAGTTACGCCTAAATTTCAAGATATTAATTCACAAAAAGTTTCACAATTATAGCATGTAAATAAAGTTCACTTACCTGATATGTTAATAtatatctgaaaaataaatgcaatatttttaacGCCTAAAGATGATTGAAAGCATTTCGGAAGCTATAATAATTATCTGAAGAAGTTCTATGTGGTTAAATGATAcgcctttattttgaaattgtaaaCCGGACGCAGATAGTTGGCTAGAGTTCACTTGACCGTCAAAGCTCTCGTGCGTTGCCCTTGACTGTCATAGACCCACGTGACTTTTAACTAATgggaagctaacagctagctagctagtccAGGTGGCAGAGAATCTTTCCTGAAGTTGTTTAGTTTACTTTTTAACCATCAGCTGCGTTGGGACAAGATGTCCGCCAACTGTAAGTCTCTCCTGTTTCTACTGCAGCGGTGTGTCGCAGTTAGACAGCTGCCTGTAACAGCAGCCATCAAAACAAGGAGCAGCGTGCTGTCCGGCGTCTGGTGGAGCCACATTCAGCGGCGAGCATGGATTTCTGACAGAACCACGGTCCGGCAGCTGCAGCCCGGCCTGCTGAGAAGCATCCAGCACCGGTTCTGCACCAAGGTCGGGCCCGTAATCCCTCCTGGAAACACAGGGAGTTGCTCTGTGGAGTCAGTTTCACTCTGAAAAAAGATGGTTTGTCACTAATCAGCTCCggattttgtatttaaattgcATCTGACTGCTTTTTAGGTGTGCTGAGTGGAGATGCGAATCGTTCAGTGTCCAGGAATTGATTCGGATTTTTAGGTTAATGATTTGAttcacaaattatttataattcagAAACCAATTTTACTATTCGGACTACGCATTATGTTTAAATTGTGACTGACAAGAGGAAAAGacaatgtaaacaaacacataGTTCCAAAAAGTAAGAACCAGAAGTGATTTGTGTCACTGAagcgccatcttggtaggcaagtGGTACACAAAGCATAGATGAGCCGCAGCTTccagaccaacaaaaacaaagtatattGTCACAATGTGCAGGAGAAAGTTTTATCAACCCTTAAGAGACAGAGAATGTGGCTTGATTATTGTTGTCATAGTAACAGGTCTTTGTGTAGCAAGGATGTAGCAGCAGCTTCATGCATTATCCAACAGACTTTCCAAAGAGTTTTCAAAATATAAGAATAACATTAACAAGTTTGTGTATTCAGTTAAAACATTCAGTCCTGGCTAAAATTTTCTAAAGTTTTAGggatttctattgttttttttgtttgtttgttttaatgcaacACGGCctgaaaaattgtgtttttgtcttccaGGCTGGGTCGCCGTGCGAAGAGGAATACCCTCCTCTGCCAGACTATCAGACCGATTCGCAGCCACAAACCAAAGAGGTTTACCTGGTGCAGGTGAAGGGTCTCCTCTGGTCCTGCACGACGCAGGACCTGCTGCTGTTCTTCTCAGGTAACCAGCTTTAGAAATGCTGAGACTTGTgtaaaatgacaacatatttCATTAATATCTGCAAATTATTAGAAAGGAGGAAGACAGTGATATTATTGAGAAGTATCGCAATTTGGGCTGAAAcgattatccatccatccatccatccatccatccatccatccattttcttacaccctggtccctcagtggggtcaggagggttgctgctgcctctccagctaacgtaccgggtgagaggcggggtcaccctggacaggtcgcctgtctgtcgcagggcaacacagagacacacaggacacacaaccatgcacacacactctcacacctagggacaatttagacagaccagttaacctgacagtcatgtttttggactgtgggaggaaaccggagtacctggagaaaacccaccatgcacagggagaacatggagactccatgcagaaagaccggggccgggaatcgaacccagaaccttcttgctgtaaggcaacagttctaccaactgcgccactgtgcagccctgctgaaacgattaatcgtgattaatcgtaattaataaattaatcgttaactggagtactcagactcaaaaaaggctgtttttaaataacaataCATAGAGCAGtaataaagacaaaactgtaaaaaaaaaacaaatacagtttgcatttaagatttaaaaaaaattgtggctttatttattttccattacatTTAGAATTGCtgatttcactttctgaaccatttgaaaggtttgttccAGCTCATTTTAGGTAGTCAACCCATCATTTTTGtcagttattatttattttatgacattGGCTGATATATACTCCTAAAtgcactgactgaaaaaaaaaagtaagttgtttttacatgtttgtccaCGAAGGTGAAGCTTCTGGTGCgtttaagtgtgctgtactggtgcaaaGTTGGCAGATAAATTTGTAATCAcatacatttatgtctgtgtgtttgtttgtttttttaagtcgattcagtttttttctgtatcagcTGCTGCTAAGCTTCAAATATTGGTATTGGTATCGGAGGTGAAAAAAGAGGACCGGTGCATCCGTAGTGAAAAAGATGAACTGTGCTTCAGACTGCAGGATCCGTGATGGGGAGAAGGGGATCCACCTGACTCTGGACCGGCTGGGAAGGCCGACGGGACGCGCCTTCATCGAGATGGAGCACGAGGAAGACGtcagcaaggctctggagaagcACAGGCAGTACCTCGGTCCACGCTACGTTGAAGGTCGGTTTCTCTGCTCAGGGACAGAAAACATGCTAACCCTGGGGGTCAAGGCGCTAGCATAGCGCGGTCCACCAGCGGCCCACtgtgtgttttgttaaaaacattaaaaattcaCAGGAATATGAGGGATTTGACTGGGTTATTATGCAGCATTTACAATGCTTAAATATCAACTATAGagtcttaaaaaaggcaaacgCAATGaaatataactaaaataaacaatacagtTGTAATCAGTGAAATCCTGATGAAGTAATCAGCCGGTGGGTCTAAATAACGCtggtaagtaaataaaaaaaaataaaaatgttattattaaaaaaatatattttaaaatatatatttatataaaaattataataattataaatgattacaattttattataatataaatatCATTAAGTTATTATTCAAATACTTGAATAATACAGTAaagtatttattgtatttagttttcttgtgtttttctagatcctctcattttatttagtaaagTCTGCAGCTTGGTGCAGGATTTTAATCTGCTGGTTCAAAGTAGGGAGGCACGGATCTGAAAATATCCGATGAGATGTTAATATTACTGGTATGACTGGAATATCATACCAGTAATATTAgcaagcaaaaacagaaaaattgtaCCCccttttattaattaattaattaattaattaattaattaattaattaatttatttatttatttatttatttatttatttatttatttatttatttatttattttataaaaaataacctgTTGCCATCAAGAGGTtgccctgccagcatgcctaggtgggccccatgtgggggaaaggagggctgaGATATGGGTCCCATATATCAAGTGTAGAAATAGTAGTTTTTACACtttctccaaataaaatacCAGAAACGGATGgcaacaagataaaaataaatgttggctGTTCATGTCGGCCCGGCTTTATTTATTGGACTGATgccaatatgtaaaaaaatgtctaatattAGTCGATATCAGTGTTGGAGATGATATATTGTGAATCCCCAGTTCAAATGGTTCAGCTTGTCTACTGTAAATCTAGCTTAACTCATCTTTGtgtataaacataaaatcttgtTTAAACATTCAGCCTGGGGGGGGGAAGTAAAGCCTGGCGGTCTGCCAGGCTGATAATCCACTGGGGAAAATCCTGCTGGCAGCTGGATGTTATCTGTTGATCGTTTATTACAACTGAGGCGATCTATTAGATTTAATGCAACAGAGTGGGTATAAAGTGCACTTTTAATGGTTATAGGTTAATAGgttttagggctgaaacgattcctcgagtgattcgagtacctcgattattaaaattcctcgaggaaaattgacctgcctcgaagcttcgttaatttatgttttatcatttagcgcaccgtgtttcagccggaacattatttgcgttgcgcggagctctgacttccgcctctgagttgttgacggaagctacgtgttagcggcataacgtccaatcttcaagttcggcccgcggggattttactgattggtgataattccgggttttcatcgtttttgtgggaccaataaacatccttaaaatgaccggcgcggtgccgggagttcggcagcctttctgctccggagctgctggttgaacggcgggaagaagctgaggaggatttatacaggtgagcggggagactgaacacggcgggcggctgagggttgatgcttacagggtaagagcagctttacggacgaaccgcacaataaacttatatcatcccggtctgaacaaacgggaggcggaacatggctggtagatgagtttctgaacggaggaaccgtaaatatcccgtattgctcccctGGCCTACAAAAacgtaactggtagggaagctcaaatgtggaaaaaatagactgatgttcaTATCCGATAGtattttatccgattactcgattaatcgtaagaaaaatctatagattactcgattactaaaataatcgtttacaacagccctaatagGTTTTGAgttaatgtctttaaaaaaaatcgaaaaacaaggaaagacacaaaaatgaaaatttttataaaacgttcatagaaaacattgaacagtgACATTATATTCTGCTGAAACGAATATAATCCTACTTTACAGCtctaaaatgattaaaaggGTCTCCATCGggtgttttatttgcagaaatatgggagtttctgttgtgttttcagtgtaTGAGGTGACAAACAGCGACGCTGAGGAGATCCTGCAGAAATCAGCCGAGGCGCGGGGCGAAGAAGACGTGGTGCTGCTCAGAGGGCTGCCCTTCTCCTGCAAGGAGGACGACGTCGCTCGCTTCTTCTCAGgtgaaaaaattattcagaGACCTTCAAAACGAACAGAACTGAAATTCCTCCATCCAGGATTTGTACCAGTCCAGCTAGGCTGTggttgaaacgattaatcaaattattcgcaattaattgtgattaatcgtgattattTGCGATTAATTGCTTATGAAATAATGATCATCAACCGATTTAGTAATGGGTTAATCTCTTACTGGATTATACAGACGCtgaaaaggccatttgctgaaagaacaacattctcagagcagtaattaatccaaaaaatgtaaatattttgcatttaagataaaaaacaaaaccttcatCTGTGATTGTTTTACCCCAACTTTTCAAGGAGCATAGTTTCAGTTTCACCTCgttcaaattttgtaaaaaaataaataaataaatctcctgttgagcacttttttaaaaaaacttttcaaacttacatttccttgtgtttgtttaaaatttcagattttttctggCAATTTTgagacttttggagctcagaaattttcttttcttttctagaaaattttaattttttggcagaaattttattttcttattttctatcTACTTAAGCGCCAATACACTGGTGTAGTTAAATGACAGAGTTTTAAACTTCTGGATAAGTTACTTTAGGGAccattttctctaaaaaatgatgaataaaCATGAGAACATGGCGGCCATGTTTCTTCTACATATCTCCGGCTTTGTGTGTGATACGATTTTGacgtttgttttcttgttttgtcgACGCAGGTTTCAGTATAGCTGA is part of the Poecilia reticulata strain Guanapo linkage group LG9, Guppy_female_1.0+MT, whole genome shotgun sequence genome and encodes:
- the grsf1 gene encoding G-rich sequence factor 1, which produces MSANCKSLLFLLQRCVAVRQLPVTAAIKTRSSVLSGVWWSHIQRRAWISDRTTVRQLQPGLLRSIQHRFCTKAGSPCEEEYPPLPDYQTDSQPQTKEVYLVQVKGLLWSCTTQDLLLFFSDCRIRDGEKGIHLTLDRLGRPTGRAFIEMEHEEDVSKALEKHRQYLGPRYVEVYEVTNSDAEEILQKSAEARGEEDVVLLRGLPFSCKEDDVARFFSGFSIAENGITMVTNSRGRNSGQAYVQFSSQEEAKRALQKDRELIGHRYIEVFPSSMEDVQSALRKMRTIPIPNPNPNPNPPQYANWRPVPDSQTHYRAASHQMSHAPAHYIHMRGLPFHVTGEDIVKFFSPLVVSKILVEFGPSGRPSGEADVFFRCHRDALDAMSRDRMNMGQRYIELFLNSVPDY